The Primulina huaijiensis isolate GDHJ02 chromosome 10, ASM1229523v2, whole genome shotgun sequence region CAATGAGCTTTCATCTTTGTGATgctaattataaatttatttattacctTATTCCCAGGCATGATGATTGGTTGATATAGTCAAGGGTACATgaatataacatattatattgtgataattaaagtGATATAATAGCTGCATGTCACTTGTgtaattcaatttatttataattttaaaaatagttcttCTGTCACTACGTATCTTAATAAGTATAACTAGATAATGTGTTCTTGTAATAACTATCACGCATATGTTATCATGCTATGAAAATGATTAATTCGTATCACTATAGGAGTCCAATAGTCCCTTATGAACTATTTCAAGCATTATTTTTCAATTCATGTGGGACATTTGTATATcaattttctctctttcaaaTGTTACATTCTCGTTGTGATCAAGATCATTAATCCACTAGCCCCGAGAGtttaaagattattttcttGCATGTACCACTTCGTTTTGTTGGTTCAATAATCAAAATATGACGTTCTCACGTACTTCATATAACGCAGTTTCCCTGAATGACACTTATCTCTCGGTATTTTTATTGACAACCACACTTCAAATCATTAAGCTTGTACCTGAGAGAACAATTACCAAATAGCTAAGTTCATGTTAttgaatcaattttatttatctgATATGAATAGTTATGTTTGTGGGTTGTCTTTTAAGATAAACTCAAAATTAAAGTgattggttaaaattttaattattgggctttaatgtatctaatagATTATGATACTTTAATATGTAGAGACATAAGTAATGAgttaaaacagaaatatcagaaaataatgataaaaacatTATCTATAAATGAGTTATAAACCCCAGATCGCGGGTCATCACGTTTCGTATTATCTCCCTCATTGAGAAAATAGTTCAGAACAGAAAACTAAAAGATTCTCGCAAAGAAAAATCAAGTATAAGTGAAATCGAATTAGGTACTATTTGTATCAATTTAGATACCACATTGTTAATTCACAAATCTCGTCATCAAAGtccactcaatattaacttcaaactatatattttgacatcctcgaataatcgaatttgagtatttaaagagtaaaataaaatcaagaatttGTGAACccgaattatgtattatttttattaatttatgtatcacatttttactttaCGAATGTCATCATCAATGCCACTCAATATTAACATCAAACTATATTTTGACATCCCcaataattggatatgagtatttagggagtaaaatcaaatatttgtagACTCAAATTAGATACcctttgtaccaatttaggtatcatattctaattcacaaatgacacaatcaaaaatcacttaatattacttgaaactatatttttcgacatcccaaaataatcaaaattgagtattaaaatagtaaaattaagTATATGTGAGATCGAATTAGGTATTGTTTGTACCAATTAAGGTATCACGTTTTTAattcacaaatctcatcatcaaacgtaacttcaaattatatattttgaaatcatcaaataatcaaatttgagtatttaaatagtaaaatcaaGTGTTTATGGAGTCAAATTATgtcttatttgtattaatttaggtattacattttacttcacgaatgtcATCATTAATGTCAcacaatattaacttcaaactatattttgacatcatcaaatgtttggatatgagtatttaggaagtaaaataaaatatatgaagactcgaattagatactctttgtaccaatttaggtattatattttaacttcacaaataacaccatcaaaagtcacttaatattacttgaaaaataagtattttctcACATCTTTGAAATATTCAAATActcttatttcatgatgagtaTTATCAAGTATTGATTTGCAAAAAACATTTACATAGATAGTGAATCTTAAATCAAAGACGtatttaggtttttttttttttaaatttcgagaATGATTAATCCAACTTGCTCTGATCTAAAATACCGACACTGTGGCTACGTCAATCCAATAAGAACATACGTACTATGATCACACGACAAAAAATCAAAGGCATCCATTTGTTGTCATTATTATACCCTTCCAGAAGTCTGGTTCATACAATGAATTACACTTCGGATGACACAAGAAACCAATCAACGCACATTCCATTCCCACCCCATCAAATCAATCATCTTTTCAACGAAATAATTCTTCCATCTTTTCCTCATTCATCATTCGAGCCTAAACTATCTTAAATTTACAATTTCAACTGAATTTTTTGACAATGGGTAATTTTAATTAtacaatttatcaaaatttagttttaattcgttaactttcatttttttagattttagtCATTTCTTCTCTCgaaatcattaaatttattaaatattttttattttgatcattttttaCGTGACTCatgtaacaaaaataaaattatattactcACATTGAAATCAATTTAAGCAAAATAAAGGAAGAATAAGACAAAATGTCACACAATATTTTCGTATGAGAGGAAAAAAACATGTCGTTTTAATGTGTATGGTGTAGGGTTTATTTTTGCCAAGTAGGAGAGTTCGATATAATATTCGATAGATTTATAGTTTCATATGGAAaacaatttaagaaaaaaataaagtaattcTTAAAATACGTACTTTAATGTGTATCAATTAACGTTAATTCTATATTATTCTATTAAGGttgagacacttagagtaactgactttgatgttatggtctgttttagtaattatatatatttaaaacatgttaaaattttaatgtaagttaTATGTAGTTCAGCGGATGAAGTCATTGTTTCTTTAAGTTTAGGTTATAGgttcaattcttaatcatttttttattattttatttttcaatttattttttaatttatatatcaaaattacagtgtagtccctcactatttcgtataattatattttgatccttatttaaatataaatcaaatgaattataaaaaaatattatacaagcacGCAACGCGTGCGTCACTTCACTAGTTGTAAATGAATTATCCCATTAACACCACGCGTCACTTCACTAGTTGTAAATGAATTATCCCATTAACACCAATTAGATCCATATCCAAGCTTCCCCCTTTATAAATTAAGTCAGTCATCCACTCACTCATTTTCCAAGTCTTCCCAGATTCCTACAGCGCACACACAAGAAATCAAACGAGACACGAAAAGGTGATCGATGGACACTGAGTCTGAGTATGATACTCAAATGCTACTCGACATTTCTCAGTTCTATTCATCTGAAACTTACAGCCAAATCCTACCAGAAGAACAAGGTCAGGAACATGCTTTTTTGCTCAAGTCAATTTCTTGATAAAGATTGTTGTGTATATAGATCGGTATATGCATAAACGTTTTCTGTTGTTACATGTGTGTAGGGAAGGAAAATAAGGTAAAGGCGCGGCGGAGGTGCAAGAAGAGCAAGAATGTCTACCGAGAAAATGGTGGGGTGATGTTGAGGAAGACGAAGCTGAAGGAAGAGCAAGTGGATATACTGGAGAAGAATTTCGGGAGTGAACATAAGTTGGAGTCGGAGAGGAAGGATAGACTGGCGGCGGAGCTGGGGCTGCAGCCACGTCAGGTGGCGGTGTGGTTTCAGAACCGCCGGGCTAAGTGGAAGAGCCAGAGGCTGGAGGAGGAATACTCCAAGCTTAAGTCCCAACATGACTCCGCCGTAGTAGAAAAATGCTGCCTTGAAACTGAggtattttttctcaaaaaacaaagaaatttcTTTCgttcttgaaatttaatatcGGCACCAAATTGCggtaaacaaaaaattaaaaataaattatatcatatacTTAAATTGTCTTTATCCATATTACGTAAAACCCAGAAAAAGAAATAGCATTTCTTCGTTTGTTTGCACTctcaattattaaaaattcatgGCCAAAAGTTCAACAATGCTATTAAATTTCGATGGGGTCAATCAATCATTATAGGATGCATCTAAAAAAAATCAGCGACACAAAAAATTGCACATTTCACAAATATATTCAATTCGATTTTTAAGTTCGAGTATATCGTGCATAGATTAATTATAATGTTTCCATAAAGTTTAAACACGAGTACATATATTCATGTTA contains the following coding sequences:
- the LOC140986690 gene encoding homeobox-leucine zipper protein ATHB-40-like, which produces MDTESEYDTQMLLDISQFYSSETYSQILPEEQGKENKVKARRRCKKSKNVYRENGGVMLRKTKLKEEQVDILEKNFGSEHKLESERKDRLAAELGLQPRQVAVWFQNRRAKWKSQRLEEEYSKLKSQHDSAVVEKCCLETELLKLKEQLNDAEKEIQRLSTNSPTSSFSMEAMDPSYLGEFGTRGLESVFYLPTNDFIPGMQWDKFYYV